One genomic segment of Bacteroidota bacterium includes these proteins:
- a CDS encoding ABC-F family ATP-binding cassette domain-containing protein, which produces MLVLNDITFEFGSRALFSNASWHIKPNEKIGLIGRNGTGKSTLLRVIAGEYQLNGGSLQGRKDLSIGFLNQDLLSFQSDEPIIDVAMQAFDKALAIEKEIDKVLHEMETNHDDKLLHRLHDLQHEFEILDGYNIRSKSESVLEGLGFTTEQLSRPLQTFSGGWRMRVILAKILLNKPDLLLLDEPTNHLDLPSIQWLESYLQNYEGTFIVVSHDRYFLDKVVTKIAEVFSEKINLYTGNYSFYLKEKAERDALQSNRFANQQKFIKEQERLIDRFRAKASKASFAQSRIKMLDRIDLIEDVESDNAEMRLKFNFDVQPGKVIAKGLVRSKKYDDLEVLHNSNIEIERGDKIALIGANGRGKSTLLRMINGSEKFDGHIEMGHNVIQSFFAQHQLESLGLNNDLMQELAHHAPTETDNTFRALLGAFLFAGDDVFKKIKSLSGGEKSRVALAKTILTKANFLLLDEPTNHLDMKSVNILIKVLQEYEGSFVVVSHDRYFLESIATKIWYIENKTLKVYPGTYDEYEYTRQQQLKQASQQAEQKVKQEKAAAKNNSGDKSLEKDRKKLQNKLQNQVKQLDEKIIKAKSELEEISVDMGREENMAVAEKIKALNSLYAMKEKEIAALNSEWEQAYTQMMEMQ; this is translated from the coding sequence ATGTTAGTATTAAATGATATTACGTTTGAATTTGGTTCGCGAGCACTGTTTAGTAATGCTTCGTGGCATATAAAACCTAACGAAAAAATCGGATTGATAGGCCGTAATGGCACAGGAAAATCTACCCTGTTGCGGGTTATTGCCGGAGAATATCAACTTAACGGTGGTTCGTTGCAAGGGCGCAAAGACCTTAGCATTGGTTTTTTAAATCAGGATTTGTTGTCGTTTCAAAGCGATGAGCCAATTATAGATGTTGCCATGCAGGCATTTGACAAAGCACTGGCAATTGAAAAAGAAATTGATAAGGTGTTGCATGAAATGGAAACCAATCATGATGACAAATTGCTACACCGCCTGCACGACCTTCAGCACGAATTTGAAATATTAGACGGTTACAATATACGTAGCAAGAGCGAATCGGTGCTCGAAGGATTGGGTTTCACAACCGAACAACTATCGCGCCCGTTACAAACCTTTAGTGGCGGATGGCGCATGCGCGTTATACTTGCCAAAATACTGCTAAACAAACCTGACCTTTTATTGTTGGATGAGCCTACCAACCACCTCGATCTCCCTTCCATACAATGGCTCGAAAGCTACCTGCAGAATTACGAAGGCACCTTTATTGTGGTGTCGCACGATCGCTATTTTCTTGATAAGGTAGTTACCAAGATTGCAGAAGTGTTTTCTGAAAAAATTAATTTGTACACCGGCAATTATAGTTTTTACTTAAAGGAAAAAGCTGAACGCGATGCATTGCAGTCGAACCGTTTTGCCAATCAGCAAAAGTTTATAAAAGAACAGGAGCGATTGATTGACAGATTCAGGGCCAAAGCAAGTAAAGCATCGTTTGCACAATCGCGAATAAAAATGCTTGACCGCATTGACCTTATAGAAGATGTAGAAAGCGACAATGCCGAGATGCGGCTAAAGTTTAACTTTGATGTGCAGCCGGGTAAAGTTATTGCCAAAGGATTGGTTCGCAGCAAAAAATACGATGACCTGGAAGTGTTGCATAATAGCAACATCGAAATAGAACGTGGCGATAAAATAGCATTAATAGGAGCAAATGGACGAGGCAAGAGTACCTTACTGCGCATGATAAATGGCAGCGAAAAGTTTGATGGTCATATAGAAATGGGACATAATGTGATACAATCCTTTTTTGCGCAGCATCAATTAGAATCGCTTGGCCTGAATAACGATCTGATGCAAGAGTTGGCACACCACGCACCTACCGAAACCGACAACACTTTTCGTGCACTGCTTGGCGCTTTCTTATTTGCTGGCGATGATGTTTTTAAAAAGATAAAATCACTTTCGGGAGGCGAAAAATCGCGGGTGGCATTGGCCAAAACTATTCTTACCAAAGCCAACTTCTTGTTGCTTGATGAGCCTACCAACCACCTGGATATGAAAAGCGTAAATATTCTGATAAAAGTATTGCAGGAATATGAAGGTTCTTTTGTAGTGGTATCGCACGACCGATACTTTCTTGAAAGTATTGCAACCAAAATTTGGTATATCGAAAACAAAACTCTTAAAGTATATCCCGGCACTTACGATGAATACGAATACACTCGGCAACAACAATTAAAGCAAGCATCGCAGCAAGCTGAGCAAAAAGTAAAACAAGAAAAAGCTGCAGCAAAAAATAATTCGGGCGATAAGTCGTTAGAAAAAGACCGTAAGAAATTGCAAAATAAATTGCAAAATCAGGTGAAGCAATTGGACGAAAAAATTATAAAGGCTAAAAGTGAACTCGAAGAAATTTCGGTAGATATGGGCCGTGAAGAAAACATGGCAGTTGCCGAAAAAATAAAAGCCTTGAACAGTTTATATGCAATGAAAGAAAAAGAAATTGCGGCACTCAACTCCGAATGGGAGCAAGCCTACACCCAAATGATGGAAATGCAATAA
- a CDS encoding PQQ-dependent sugar dehydrogenase produces the protein MKQTYIFLAGILLISSLLQAQPKIQFQIYASGLSVPVDIKSAGDDRLFVVEQSGKIKIIKNGVVNAQPFINLATKIGYTPGSEQGLLGMAFPPDYAYTGKFYVNLTNQSGDTRVVRYKVSATNPDSAVLSSEQVIMSINQDYANHNGGNLAFGPDGYLYIGTGDGGSFGDPLNRSQNMLSFLGKMLRIDVSGNTAGYAIPADNPYVPLSSILNEIWSSGMRNPWKYSFDKLTGDLWVGDVGQNAWEEIDMEPANSPGGYNYGWRCYEGNHNYNTNGCQGMSNYDGPIYEYQQAGNGCSVTGGFVYRGTKFGKMFGKYFFGDYCFGKMWYLEKVNNAWVRTDIGVIPAVTTFGEDKHGELYAANYNNGSVYHLVDTSQCQPTAFITNDSVINSCTNSYTLVALSGQGLSYQWYYNGAPVVNTVHTLAATQSGSYYAEVTDSVTGCSALSASVYLNLGTATQATIIGLDTLYCNTSAVVSMQAIPAGGVFSGSGVNGTNFHPNLAKPGYNTVTYMYYDTLNNCTNTTTASVFVSGCTGMATASQQAPFATITTVENGLYQLQFINEVKEHVTLHVYDVSGKQILQKHLLAESKVLVDIKNQPNGMYILKVTDNEQQAQFKLMR, from the coding sequence ATGAAGCAGACGTATATTTTTTTAGCAGGAATATTGTTAATTAGTTCCTTGTTGCAGGCGCAACCAAAAATTCAATTTCAGATTTATGCAAGCGGATTAAGTGTTCCTGTAGATATTAAATCTGCTGGTGATGATCGGTTATTTGTAGTAGAGCAATCTGGCAAAATAAAGATTATAAAAAACGGTGTAGTTAATGCACAACCTTTTATCAACTTAGCTACCAAAATCGGGTACACTCCTGGTAGCGAGCAAGGTTTGCTTGGTATGGCTTTTCCGCCCGACTATGCTTATACAGGAAAATTCTATGTAAACCTTACTAATCAATCTGGCGATACACGCGTGGTGCGATACAAGGTATCGGCAACCAATCCCGATAGTGCAGTATTGAGTAGCGAGCAAGTCATTATGAGCATCAACCAAGACTATGCAAATCATAACGGTGGCAACCTGGCCTTTGGGCCTGATGGCTATCTCTACATTGGCACAGGCGATGGTGGTTCGTTTGGCGATCCGCTAAATCGTTCTCAAAACATGCTCTCTTTTCTGGGAAAAATGTTGCGCATAGATGTTAGTGGAAACACTGCCGGTTATGCCATACCTGCAGACAATCCTTATGTACCCCTATCTTCGATATTAAATGAAATATGGTCGAGCGGTATGCGCAACCCATGGAAATATAGCTTTGACAAACTAACGGGAGATTTATGGGTGGGCGATGTAGGTCAAAACGCCTGGGAAGAAATTGACATGGAACCAGCCAATAGCCCCGGAGGTTACAATTATGGATGGCGCTGCTACGAGGGCAATCATAATTACAATACAAATGGCTGCCAGGGAATGAGCAATTACGATGGACCCATATACGAATATCAACAGGCAGGAAATGGTTGTTCGGTAACTGGAGGTTTTGTTTATCGTGGAACTAAATTTGGAAAAATGTTTGGCAAATATTTTTTTGGAGATTACTGTTTTGGTAAAATGTGGTATCTCGAAAAAGTAAACAATGCCTGGGTAAGAACCGATATTGGAGTGATACCTGCGGTAACTACTTTTGGCGAAGATAAGCATGGTGAGCTTTACGCTGCTAATTACAACAATGGCAGTGTTTATCACCTAGTTGATACCAGCCAATGTCAACCTACGGCATTTATCACCAATGATTCTGTAATTAATAGCTGTACAAACTCGTACACGTTAGTTGCCCTTTCGGGTCAGGGACTTAGCTACCAATGGTATTACAACGGAGCACCGGTTGTTAATACGGTGCATACACTTGCAGCTACCCAAAGCGGCTCATACTATGCAGAAGTTACTGATTCTGTTACCGGTTGTTCGGCATTGAGTGCAAGTGTGTACTTAAATCTTGGCACAGCAACGCAAGCAACCATTATTGGTTTAGACACGCTTTATTGTAATACCAGTGCAGTTGTTTCAATGCAAGCCATTCCTGCAGGAGGTGTGTTTAGCGGCTCAGGTGTTAATGGCACTAACTTCCATCCCAACCTGGCTAAGCCAGGTTATAACACTGTAACTTATATGTACTACGATACACTAAACAATTGCACCAATACCACAACTGCCAGCGTATTTGTAAGTGGATGTACCGGCATGGCCACCGCCAGCCAGCAAGCGCCCTTTGCAACTATTACCACTGTTGAAAACGGGCTATATCAACTACAGTTTATTAACGAAGTAAAAGAACATGTAACCCTGCATGTATATGATGTAAGTGGAAAACAAATTTTGCAAAAGCATCTACTTGCTGAATCCAAAGTTTTAGTTGATATAAAAAATCAACCTAACGGAATGTATATTTTGAAAGTTACAGACAATGAACAGCAAGCACAATTTAAGTTGATGCGCTAA
- a CDS encoding phage holin family protein, which yields MKFFLKLITESLAVIAACYLLPHVHVDSPLHAILFAVVMTALNMLVKPALILFTLPATIFTFGLFLLVINAALVLIADYLLDGFKVDGFWWAMLFSIVISIINAVLERLARDSERK from the coding sequence ATGAAATTCTTTCTAAAACTTATTACCGAATCGCTTGCTGTTATTGCTGCTTGCTACCTGCTTCCGCATGTGCACGTTGATAGTCCCTTGCATGCAATTTTGTTTGCAGTGGTTATGACGGCACTTAATATGTTGGTAAAACCTGCATTGATATTATTTACCTTGCCGGCAACCATTTTTACTTTTGGCTTGTTTCTGCTAGTTATCAATGCTGCTTTGGTATTGATTGCAGATTATTTGCTCGATGGTTTTAAGGTAGATGGATTTTGGTGGGCTATGTTGTTTAGCATTGTTATTTCTATCATAAATGCCGTGCTTGAAAGGCTTGCCAGAGACTCTGAACGAAAGTAA
- a CDS encoding DUF5103 domain-containing protein — MVPLPIKLLVCLLLILQLVSVAQDDYANQQTLRYHNHCYKSNIKTILLEAEGAPLSFPMYDINSNVKLIVRFDDLDADFKNYNYTVEHCDANWQPSNIPQDLYVKGFNNEPILNYKTSFNTLVKYTHYTFSFPNENMQLLITGNYLLKIVDRDYPDNFIFVRRFLVFENRLQIKEDIHRPVNPEFRREKQEIDFVVNTAGLTLPNPYTDLKVKILQNDNWNTALETLRPLYVKQEELEYNYESENLFNGGNQFRWFDIRSIRYHGEGVNTIEYNETEKNYAVQLFTDNKRSADRYVSDNDINGNYLIKYNEGSDDHLMGDYVSVTFRLKVTAKDDCGNIYVHGALSAWEQEENNRMKYDSLTNTYTRTLLLKQGYYNYLYTCDGNESLPFDIEGNHWETENNYMILVYNMQPGKRYYELLGVRRFNSLRIY, encoded by the coding sequence ATGGTGCCACTACCTATAAAACTTCTGGTATGCCTTCTGCTTATCTTGCAGTTGGTTAGCGTAGCACAAGATGATTATGCCAACCAACAAACGTTGCGCTATCACAATCACTGTTACAAATCAAATATTAAAACCATCTTGCTCGAAGCAGAAGGTGCCCCACTCAGCTTTCCCATGTATGATATTAACAGTAATGTAAAACTTATAGTGCGCTTTGATGACCTTGATGCCGATTTTAAAAACTACAACTATACCGTAGAGCATTGCGATGCCAACTGGCAACCTAGCAACATACCACAGGACTTATATGTGAAGGGCTTTAACAACGAACCCATATTGAATTACAAGACTTCGTTCAATACACTGGTAAAGTACACGCATTACACCTTTTCGTTTCCTAACGAAAATATGCAGCTACTAATTACCGGAAATTATTTGCTCAAAATAGTTGATCGCGATTATCCTGACAACTTTATTTTTGTTAGAAGATTTTTGGTTTTCGAAAACAGGTTGCAAATAAAGGAAGACATTCACAGACCTGTAAACCCTGAATTTAGAAGAGAAAAACAGGAAATTGATTTTGTAGTTAATACCGCAGGGCTTACACTTCCCAACCCTTACACCGATTTAAAAGTAAAGATATTGCAAAACGATAATTGGAATACAGCGTTAGAAACTCTGCGACCTCTTTACGTAAAACAAGAAGAGTTAGAGTATAATTACGAAAGCGAAAACCTATTTAACGGAGGCAATCAATTCCGATGGTTTGATATACGCAGCATACGATATCATGGCGAAGGTGTAAATACGATTGAATACAACGAAACCGAAAAAAACTATGCGGTACAATTATTTACAGACAATAAACGGAGTGCCGACCGCTATGTATCTGACAACGACATTAACGGCAACTACCTGATAAAATACAACGAAGGCAGCGATGATCATTTGATGGGTGATTATGTATCTGTTACCTTCCGGCTTAAGGTAACAGCAAAGGATGATTGTGGAAATATTTATGTGCATGGCGCACTTAGTGCCTGGGAGCAAGAAGAAAACAACCGTATGAAGTATGACTCGCTTACCAACACCTATACACGCACGCTTCTACTCAAGCAAGGATACTATAACTACCTGTACACATGCGATGGCAACGAGTCTTTACCCTTTGATATAGAAGGCAATCATTGGGAAACC